Proteins encoded together in one Leishmania donovani BPK282A1 complete genome, chromosome 33 window:
- a CDS encoding RNA editing complex protein MP46, with product MATMPVSTCAVSCESQLCLLCDTPYTSWTEHSREHAHVARSVVCRFFVMPERSESIMQHLERHIALDLKEVDALTDRKVGRRRERLLAGLVHLVEKGVLRDSIPTLPCSTPARVGTDKGRGTGISGATLEVNSDLFLNRVLVGEAFLRREVLDRCARLMPSLTAMELNSVVTYLTSTRQVARIFDELSLIELLVARAESEKTPANVSTATAAVAAAERAAESASVEQLSETTAAPFPDSDASTESPPAQQPCSSAPAATPPSLPRWSLSREDKVYIMCACLGELHRFHEQERPRSVISKAAADAIVLNVLAGHGRENLVSELVHETLQRIVDEGTVVWRQHQEDVKRRGRSSEANLTGTARISAWRAPRTDSTVSEDLCYVRTAPLPSKPSPRPASQFTLDSAAAEQLVSSYLPFNDVDQLSGTEADAVKATAEAPSGPSPGGTYTTSPEFISVLHTSEKDWGPLTAELRKRAEDWNRLPFAPSTPELKASKMLR from the coding sequence ATGGCGACAATGCCGGTGAGTACGTGCGCGGTATCGTGTGAGTCGCAGCTTTGCCTGCTGTGCGACACCCCCTACACCTCCTGGACGGAGCACTCCCGCGAGCATGCTCACGTGGCGCGCTCGGTGGTGTGTCGTTTCTTCGTGATGCCAGAGCGAAGCGAGAGCATCATGCAGCACCTAGAGCGGCACATCGCTCTGGACCTCAAGGAGGTGGATGCCCTCACAGACCGCAAGGtagggcggcgccgcgagcgTCTCCTCGCGGGCCTTGTGCACCTTGTCGAGAAGGGTGTGCTGCGGGATAGCATACCCACGCTGCCGTGCTCAACGCCGGCACGCGTGGGGACTGACAAGGGAAGAGGCACTGGCATTAGCGGCGCGACGCTTGAGGTCAACTCCGACCTCTTTCTCAACCGCGTCCTCGTCGGGGAGGCGTTCCTGCGCCGTGAGGTGCTTGaccgctgcgcgcggctgATGCCGTCCCTCACAGCGATGGAGCTGAACAGCGTAGTGACGTACTTGACGTCGACGCGCCAAGTAGCTCGCATCTTTGATGAGCTGTCGCTGATAGAGCTTCTCGTGGCGCGTGCGGAGTCGGAAAAAACTCCCGCGAACgtgagcaccgccaccgctgctgtagCTGCCGCCGAAAGAGCGGCAGAGTCAGCGAGCGTAGAGCAGCTGAGCGAGACAACTGCGGCACCTTTCCCAGACAGCGACGCGAGCACAGAGTCACcacctgcgcagcagccctgcTCTTccgcgccggccgccactcctccctctctcccacgcTGGAGCCTGTCCCGCGAGGACAAGGTGTACATAATGTGCGCCTGTCTCGGCGAGCTGCACCGCTTTCACGAGCAGGAGCGACCGCGCTCCGTCATCTccaaggcagcagcagatgccaTTGTGCTGAACGTGCTTGCCGGCCACGGACGCGAGAACTTGGTGTCGGAGCTGGTGCATGAAAcactgcagcgcatcgtGGACGAGGGGACGGTGGTTTGGCGGCAGCATCAGGAGGACGtgaagcggcgcggccgtTCGTCTGAGGCAAACTTGACAGGGACGGCTCGAATCAGCGCGTGGCGGGCACCTCGCACGGACAGTACCGTATCCGAGGACTTGTGCTACGTGCgcaccgcaccgctgccgtcaaAGCCTTCACCGAGGCCGGCGTCTCAGTTTACACTGGAtagcgccgcagcggagcagctAGTGTCTTCCTACTTGCCCTTCAATGATGTCGATCAACTTAGCGGCACCGAGGCTGACGCCGTGAAAGCGACAGCAGAAGCGCCGTCGGGGCCGAGTCCGGGCGGCACCTACACCACCTCTCCAGAGTTCATTTCAGTACTCCACACTTCGGAGAAGGACTGGGGGCCGCTCACGGCGGAGCTGAGGAAGCGTGCCGAGGATTGGAATCGGCTACCCTTTGCGCCTAGCACACCCGAGCTAAAAGCGTCGAAGATGCTGCGCTAA
- a CDS encoding serine/threonine-protein kinase a, putative, producing MAEAIPISSQQVSDNGEVELQFKDILGPIGCKTCKYERVRELGSGSFGKALLVRRVSDGQLLVAKRMDLAAMSEKDKKYATAEIQCLASCDHFAIIKYYEDYVAEPHMLIIMEFADAGDLNMQIKQRAKAGFIYFEEHEVGYTFVQLAMAVDHIHRRRMLHRDIKGANVMLMTNGVIKLGDFGFSHQYENTVSDQVAQTFCGTPYYLAPELWNHQRYSKKADVWAMGILLFEMMALRRPFVGQGMRALSEAVMSNRRDCELPQQYSRSLKDLCNIMLRTDPNQRPSCAQLFKLPHMMKLLLDFGTSVDNSQLVSDALKKKIHANICEIRDTSVNDPETFTFVGHVGTVSSSVFYEGYVRKESGKTWKERFLVLRDGGLVISRHKGDKETKPLPVTFINSAVFVPEQSACSTGVFAINLADTKTMWFQALPPETAEIWVHKIQQSIGVS from the coding sequence ATGGCGGAGGCTATTCCCATCTCTAGCCAGCAGGTCTCCGACAACggcgaggtggagctgcagtTCAAGGACATCCTCGGCCCCATTGGTTGCAAGACATGCAAGTACGAGAGGGTGCGCGAGCTCGGTTCCGGGTCTTTTggcaaggcgctgctggtgcgtcGGGTATCGGATGGGCAGCTGCTCGTTGCCAAGCGCATGGACCTGGCGGCGATGTCAGAGAAGGACAAGAAGTACGCGACGGCGGAGATTCAGTGTCTCGCCTCATGCGATCACTTCGCCATCATCAAGTACTACGAAGATTACGTGGCGGAGCCGCACATGCTCATCATCATGGAGTTCGCTGACGCCGGCGACCTGAACATGCAAATCAAGCAGCGCGCCAAGGCTGGGTTCATCTACTTCGAGGAGCACGAAGTCGGCTACACCTTTGTGCAGCTAGCCATGGCGGTGGACCACattcaccgccgccgcatgctGCACCGCGACATCAAAGGCGCCAATGTCATGCTCATGACAAACGGCGTCATCAAGCTTGGTGATTTTGGCTTCAGTCACCAGTACGAGAATACGGTCAGTGACCAGGTCGCGCAGACGTTTTGCGGCACGCCGTACTACCTCGCGCCGGAGCTGTGGAACCACCAACGGTACAGCAAGAAAGCGGACGTGTGGGCCATGGGCATCCTTCTCTTTGAgatgatggcgctgcgccgtccgTTTGTGGGGCAGGGCATGCGGGCGCTGTCGGAGGCGGTCATGAGCAACAGGCGCGACTGCGAGCTGCCACAGCAGTACAGCCGCTCACTTAAAGATTTGTGCAATATTATGCTGCGGACAGATCCGAATCAACGCCCCTCATGCGCGCAGCTCTTCAAGCTTCCACACATGATGAAACTGCTCTTGGACTTCGGGACGAGCGTCGACAACTCGCAGCTCGTGAGTGACGCCCTCAAGAAGAAGATCCACGCAAATATCTGTGAAATTCGTGACACAAGCGTGAATGACCCGGAGACGTTCACCTTTGTCGGCCATGTCGGCACCGTGAGCTCGTCCGTTTTCTACGAGGGCTACGTGCGTAAGGAGAGCGGCAAAACGTGGAAGGAGCGCTTTCTCGTGTTGCGTGACGGTGGCCTTGTGATCAGCCGCCACAAGGGCGACAAGGAGACGAAGCCGCTGCCCGTGACGTTCATCAACAGCGCCGTCTTTGTGCCGGAGCAGTCTGCCTGCTCGACTGGCGTCTTCGCGATCAACCTAGCAGACACGAAGACAATGTGGTTccaggcgctgccgccggaaACAGCGGAAATTTGGGTGCATAAGATTCAGCAGTCGATTGGTGTATCGTAG
- a CDS encoding phosphoribosylpyrophosphate synthetase, putative, which yields MSANTPQHHKGHQVAAGETFFYRQHVRPGVETTFRIRLISGTANPDLTDNVAKCLNVDKCRTEIKRFANGELNIKVVDNVRGDDCFIIQPTAGGFDTDVNTAMMELLLLVHTLKLSSAKRITAIVPYYAYSRQDRKSEPRVPISASAVAQLLQCMGVDRVVTMDLHCGQIQGFFRNIPVDNLLMFPEFATYLMRQPWFDKNQTVVVSPDAGGVERANVLADRIGASHIVTILKRRKEAGKVDSMQTVGNVQGYTCVIVDDMVDTAGTLCKACDLLKEMGATRVIACASHGILTDPACDRINACEALEELVVSDSIDQRLTTAKCDKLTVLTTAPLLAQAVHSLHTEASLSSLFVKL from the coding sequence ATGTCTGCAAACACACCTCAGCACCACAAGGGCCATCAAGTCGCCGCCGGAGAGACTTTCTTCTACCGTCAGCATGTGCGTCCAGGCGTAGAGACGACCTTTCGCATTCGGCTTATTTCTGGCACCGCCAACCCAGACCTCACCGACAACGTGGCCAAGTGCCTGAACGTGGACAAGTGCCGCACGGAAATCAAACGGTTTGCTAACGGGGAGCTGAACATCAAGGTGGTCGACAATGTTCGCGGTGATGACTGCTTCATCATTCAGCCGACTGCCGGCGGCTTCGACACGGACGTCAATACGGCCAtgatggagctgctgctgctggtgcacaCTCTGAAGCTGTCTTCGGCGAAACGAATTACGGCTATCGTGCCCTACTACGCGTATAGCCGCCAGGATCGCAAGAGTGAGCCGCGTGTGCCGATCTCTGCctcagcggtggcgcagctgctgcagtgcatGGGTGTTGACCGTGTCGTGACGATGGATCTGCACTGCGGTCAGATACAGGGCTTCTTCAGGAACATCCCGGTGGACAACCTGCTCATGTTCCCCGAGTTTGCCACATACCTGATGCGGCAGCCATGGTTTGACAAGAACCAAACCGTGGTAGTCTCGCCcgatgccggcggcgtggagCGCGCCAACGTGCTGGCCGATCGCATCGGCGCTAGCCACATTGTTACCATCCTGAAGCGTCGCAAGGAGGCCGGAAAGGTGGACTCTATGCAGACGGTCGGTAACGTCCAGGGCTACACGTGCGTCATCGTCGACGATATGGTCGACACCGCGGGCACACTGTGCAAGGCGTGCGACCTACTGAAGGAGATGGGCGCGACGCGTGTCATTGCCTGCGCGAGCCACGGCATTTTGACCGATCCGGCGTGTGACCGCATTAACGCCTGCGAGGCACTGGAAGAGTTAGTGGTCTCCGACTCGATTGATCAGCGCCTGACAACGGCGAAGTGCGATAAGCTGACCGTACTGACGACTGCACCTCTGCTGGCGCAAGCCGTGCACAGCCTCCACACGGAAGCGTCGTTGTCCTCTCTTTTTGTGAAGCTGTAG
- a CDS encoding 60S ribosomal protein L37 translates to MTKGTTSMGQRHGRTHILCRRCGRNSYHVQWERCAACAYPRASRRRYNWSVKAIKRRRTGTGRCRYLKVVNRRIANHFKTPKA, encoded by the coding sequence ATGACCAAGGGTACCACGTCGATGGGTCAGCGCCAcgggcgcacgcacatcctgtgccgccgctgtggccgCAACTCCTACCACGTCCAGTGGGAGCGCTGTGCCGCCTGCGCTTACCCGCGCGCTAGCCGCCGTCGCTACAACTGGTCCGTGAAGGCCATCAAgcgtcgccgcaccggcaccggccgctgccgctacctGAAGGTGGTGAACCGCCGCATTGCCAACCACTTCAAGACCCCCAAGGCATAA